A segment of the uncultured Fibrobacter sp. genome:
GAAGTTCCTCGCCGAACAGAAGCTCACCGACACCATCGAAGCCATCGGCCACCGCGTAGTGCACGGCGGCAAGTACGTCAAGAGCGAGCGCGTCACGCAGGAAGTCATCGACTACATCCGCAGCATCACGCTGTTCGCCCCGCTCCACGAACCCGCACACGCCACCGGCATGGAATGCGCCACCAAGTTCTTCCCGGGCCTCCCGCAGGTCGCCGTGTTCGACACCGCCTTCCACCAGACTATGCCGCGCAAAGCCTACCTCTACGGCATCCCCTACAAGTTTTACGAAGAAGACAAGATCCGCCGCTACGGTGCGCACGGCACGAGCCACCGCTTCGTGACGGCCGAAGCCGCCAAGATCTTGGGCAAGAAGCCGGAAGACTGCTGCTTCATTACCGCCCACCTCGGTAACGGCTCCAGCTGCTCCGCGATTCTCAACGGCCAGTGCGTCGACACCACCATGGGTTTCACCCCGCTCGAAGGCTTGATCATGGGAACCCGTTCCGGTTCCATCGACCCGGCAGTTCTCTTCTTCATCAGCAAGAAGTACGGTTACGATATCGACCGCCTCGACAAGCTCGTGAACAAGGAATCGGGCCTCCTCGGCCTCTCCGGACTCTCTAACGACATGCGCACCCTGACGCAGGCCGCAAGCGAAGGCCACGTGGGCGCACAGATCGCCCTCGAAACGTTCGCCTACAGGCTCACCCGCGAAATCGGCGGCATCGCCATGGCACTCCCGCGCATCGACGCGCTGGTATTCACCGGCGGTATCGGCGAGAACAGCAAGCTTGTCCGCAAGATGGCGATGGACAACCTCAAGATTCTCGGCTACCAGATCGACGAAGCCCGCAACGAAAAGAACGGCAAGGAATCCGGCCACATCATCAGCAAGGACGGCACGCCGACCGCCATGGTCGTCGCTACCAACGAAGAACTGCTCATCGCCCTTGACACCGAAGCTCTGGTGAAATAAACGAGAGACGAAAGAACGCCGCTCCGCGGCTACAGACGAGAGAAGGCTCCGCTAAAGCGGAGCCCTTTCTTTTAAATATCGTTACGAAATATCTCTCGTCTTTCGTCTGTAGGGCCGTAGGCCCGTCCTCTCGTCTATTTAATCGTCCAGGTCTGTCGATTGACTTGCAGGATCTTTCTGCCTTGCACCTGAGCGGCTGCGGCGCGTACCTGAGCCTCGGACACCGGGAGCTTGGCCTGCCACATCACGCGGCCCTGCATATCGAACAGAGCCACCGAGCCACGATTTGCAACAATGGCATTCTGCCAGGTCGCCTTGTACGTCACCACCACAGGGGCAATTCCCGAAGCGGCTTCGCCAACCAGAATCACAATCGTCGCCGTGGTAGAATCGGCAGCATCCTTTGCCTGAACCTTCACGCGGAAAATGCCGTCATTCAGCACCGTCGAATCGGTTGCAGGGGCAATCGTCAACACGCCGTCGACAATCTCGGTCGCAAGCACTATCGGAGCGGTAACCTTGTATGCAAGGCTGTCGCCATCGGCGTCATAGAACAGGGAATCCAGCACGATAGATTCGCTCCAGCCCGTCTTTTCGACGCGCAGCGTGTCACGCATCGCCACGACCGGGCCATCGTTCACCGGGGTGATATAGATATGAATCTTGAACGTCTCCGGAACAGAGACGCTGTCCGTAACGCTCACCGTCACATAAGCATCGCCAAAGGCATCCCTTTCGGCAAGCACCCACCAGGCGCCCTTGTTGTTCTGAGTCTTCGTCTTTCCGTCATCGCTCGTAAAGGTGTAATACAGCTTGGACTTGCCATCAGATGCCTTCGCCCAGGTGCTGTAAAGCTTTTCGGCATACGTCAGGGAGCCGCTATCTTCACGGATAGTCGTATCGAGGGTTGCCGGTTCCACCACCACAATCGGAGGTTCGGGCATGTCGATTACCGTAAGGGTGACAATCGCGAAACCCGATTTCTGACCCTTGGCAGTTTCCACATGATAGGCAAAGTAGTCTTCGCCATAGAAATCCTTTTCGGGCATATAGGTGAAGCTACCATCTTCGTTAAGAGTAAGTTCGCCATGGTCCGGGACTTCGTCAAGAACGGCAATCAAGGCAACCGTGCGGTCGTCGGGGTTGTAATCGTTGGCGAGAACACCCTTTGCAGCCTTCACAGAGAATTCCACATCTTCCTTGACTTCGTAGGCATCCTTGGCTGCCACAGGCAAATCATCCACAGGATTCACTTTCACATAGAAATTGACACCCACGGAATCGACTCCGGACTTCGCCCAGAAGGTCAACTTTGCAAGGCCATAGGCATCGGCTACCGGGGTAAACATAATGTAATGCGTTCCGCCCGTCAGCAAATGTTCCGCATTGATAACGCCCTTTGAGGTCACGCCATACACCACCTGTTCAAGTCCGTCAGCATCTTCCAAAACAAAAGCCGTCGCAGGGAACTGCAGCGCATCTACAGTATCGGGGTTAAAGTCTTCGTCCAGTTCGAGGGTATCCTTGAAATAGGACATATCGACCTCGGCGAGTACCATCGGGTCATTCACCGGAGTAACTTCAATCGACACAGTCGCAGGATCACTTTCCTTGCTAGTCGCATCCGTAACCGTATAGGTGAAGAAGTCAACACCGTTAAAGTTTGCCTCCGGCGTGTAGGTAAACGTTCCGTCGTATTCGCCAGCAGCATTCTTACCCAGCACCAGGGTCCCGTGCTGTACGTCGTCTACAAGGGCAATCGTAAGAGGCTTCGATCCTTCAGGATCATCGACATCGTAGTCGTTCTTCACGAAATTATTCGTAATCTTGACCTTCAGGGTCGAGTCTTCCTTGACCGTATAGGAATCGTCAACAGCGACAGGAGCGTTATCGCGGTCCTTGACCGTCACCGTGAGAGTGTACGAGACTGCAGCGTGGATTCCGTCGCTTGCTTTCAGGTTAACGGTAACATCGCCACTGACATTGGGGGTAGCCACCATATAAACATGGCCGTCCTGTTCATAAGAAGCCTTCGCATTGACAAACGAGGCGTAGCTCTTGTTCAAAAGGATCGATGCCGTCACGGTCGCGTCGCCATCTTCATCACTGAAAATCGTGGAGAGGTCGATATCCAGGGTATCGCCTTCGTTCAGGACTGCAGTTCCCTCTGCATCGCCCACAAGTTCCGTAGGATTGGTCACGCACTCGTCTGCAAGGATAAAGCTCGAAATCTCGATGTTGTTTGTCGTGGTCGAGGCCGACTTTGCGTGGTTATCCTTGAATGCGAACTGCACGCCCGTCTGGTAAACCGCCGACCAGTTCACCTTCGTCTTGGAAGTCCAGCCCTGGGTAAGGGAGGAGAATGCGATAAAGGTCTTCTTAAAACCGGCTGACGCCTTGAGTTCTGCACCATAGTAGTTGTAGTCCTTAATCGTGGACTGCTTGAAATCGATGCGGAACGGAGCCTCTGCGCTATAAGTCAGGCACACGCCCTTATAGGCCGCAAGGGAAAACACGACGTCATCCTGCTGCCAGCCAAAACCAAAACCGGCCGAATTGGTCTTGCCGCTAGTTACGCTCAACGTGGCGGACTTGATCAATCCGTCAACCGACTCAGTAATAGAACTGAGCGAACCGTTAGCCGGGTCAGTGTAAGTATACCAATAGGCAGGAACCTTGTCGCCATCGCCTTCTTCGGTCCAGACCGTCGTCGTCGCGGCATAAGCGGATCCAAACAGGGCTCCCAAAGCCCCCATCAACGAAATCATTTTTTTCATCATATAGACCTCTTATGATTTCCCAATACAATCCATTGGAATAAATGTAACATAAGAATACGAATATTGCAAATTGGAATATTGCAAAAACGACCCCTCCCGAGCGGAAATGTAAAGATTTTTGAACAAAGAGACTGTAGGAATTCATTTTTTCGTTGCGGGCGGCTTTTTTCCCGTTACCCTAGCGAGTCGAGTTCCTCGTAGCGTTCGTAGGCTTTTTCGAGTTCGGCTTCGCGGTCGGAGATTTCTTTCTGGAGTTCCACGATGCGGGCGGCATTTGTGAACACTTCGGGTTTAGAGAGTTCTGTCTGGCGCTCCGAAATTTCCGATTCGAGTTTTTCGATTTTCTCGGGAAGAGCGGCGTATTCGCGCTCCTCGTTGTAGCTGCGTTTTTTCTTCTTTGCGGGAGCGCCGGCAGACCCTGAAAGGGCCTGCGCCGCCGAAGCAGCTGAAGAATTCTGCGCAGACCTCGCCGCTTTTTCCGCTTCTTTTTCGGCGGCAATACGCGCGGCGTTTGCAGCTTCCTTATCGCGGACTTTTTTCTTCGCTTCGTAATCGCTGTAGCCGCCTACCGATTCGAAAATGTTGCCGCCATCTTCGATGGCGAGGATGCTTGTCGCCACGGAATCGAGGAAGGCGCGGTCATGACTTACGGTAAGCACGCTTCCCTTGTAGTCCGCCAAAAGTTCCGCGAGCAGGTCTAGCGTTTCCATGTCGAGGTCGTTCGTCGGTTCGTCAAGTACCAGCACGTTGCTCGGATGGCTGAAGAGGCATGCAAGCAGCAGGCGGTTCCTTTCGCCGCCGCTAAGCGCACTGATGGGGCCTCGGGCACGGTCCGCCGAGAAAAGGAAGTCTTGCAAATAACTTAACACGTGGCGCTTAACGCCGTTCAATGTAATGTAGGCTTGTCCGTCGCCGATGTTTTCCACAAGTGACTTGTCTTCACGCAGGCGTGTACGCATCTGGTCGAAGTAGGCAATCTGCAAGTTCGTTCCCAGGCGCACGTCACCGGTATCCGGCGTGAGTTCGCCCAGAATCAGGCGTAAAAGCGTCGTCTTTCCAGAACCGTTCGGTCCTACGATACCGATGCGGTCGCCACGGGAAACTTCGGTCGAAAGCCCGCTAATAAGAGGCGCCCCGTCGTAGGAGTAGCTTACGTCGGTGAGTCTTGCCACCAGGCGCCCCGAACGGTCGGCCTCGGTAATCTGCATATTCACGTTGCCCGTTCGGGTGCGGCGCGCCGCACGCTCCTCGCGCATTTTAATGAGCGCCCGCACGCGGCCCTCGTTCCGGGTCCTACGCGCCTGGATTCCCTTGCGAATCCACACTTCTTCTTCGGCGAGGCGTTTGTCGAAAAGCGCGTTCGCCTTGTCCTCTTCGGCAAGCGCCTGGTCGCGGAACTGCACGAACTTATCGTACGGGAAATCCCAGCAGCGTACACGGCCACGGTCCAAATCAAAAATGCGGTTCGCCACCCGGCGTACAAAGGTGCGGTCATGACTTACGAACAAAAGCGCACAGTTCAGTCTCGTCACGATTCCTTCGAGCCACTGGATCGCGGGAATGTCCAGATGGTTCGTGGGTTCGTCGAGCAGCAACAGGTCCGGGTCCTGCGCAAGTGCTCGCGCAAAAAGGGTGCGGCGTTTCTGTCCGCCACTCAAGCTGTCGTATAATGCCTCGGGATCGATTCCCGTCTTTCCTAGAATCGCCTCGGCGTGGGTGTCACGCGATGCGTCATCGCCCACCTTCCATGCCGCCGAATTCCCTACAGAAACGGTGCCCATCACCACATCGCGAACGGTTCCATCAATATGCGCGGGAATCTCCTGAATCATACGCGAAATGCGAAGCCCCGACTTTTTCACGATGTCACCCGACTGCGCCTCGGTCTCGCCCGAAAGCACCCGTAAAAGGGTGCTCTTGCCGCAACCGTTGCGGCCGACCAGACAAATCCGGTCGCCGGCCTCGATGTCAAAGCTCACGTTATCCAGCAGCGGGGCGTTCGCCCCTATTCGCAACAACAGGTTCTGGGCAGAAAGAATCGGCATAAATCCTATTTCTTGATATTCTCTTTAAGTTTCAAAATGCGGCGAACGCTTTCGTCAATACGGGATTCTTCAATCTTTCCGTCTTCGACGGCCTTCACCACGGCATCAAACGCATTCACGAAATGAAGCGGACAAAGGACAATGTCGATTCCCGCCTGAATCGCCTTGATAGCCGCATCTTCGTTGCCATAGTCGTTCACGATGGCACCCATATCCATGGCATCGGCGACAATCACGCCCTTAAAGCCGAGTTCACCGCGCAGCTTGTCCTGCAGAATGACCGGCGAAAGCGTAGACGGCAGATTGTTCCCCGTCACCTTGGGTGCTGCGATATGCGCCGTCATGATTATCTGGGCGCCCGCCTTGATTCCCGCCTTGAACGGAACCATTTCACACTTTTTCATTTCGTCCCAGGTCTTGTCGGTCGCCACGTAACCCGTGTGCGTATCTGCCTTCACGTCGCCATGTCCAGGAAAATGCTTGAGCGTTCCGACAATCTTTGCCGAATCGAGCCCTTCCAGGTACTTCACCACCATCTTCGCCGCCACTTCCGGCTTGTCCGAAAACGCGCGCGGACCGATTACGATATTTTCCGGATTCGTGTTCACGTCGGCTACCGGCGCAAAGTCGATATCGAAACCGTATTCCTTGACATAGGAACCGATAGTAAAAGCCGCCTCGTAGACATCATTCGGATCGCCCGACTTGGCAATGGCCTCCATGCTTTCATACTTGGGAAGGTCAAAATTTTCGCTATTTGCAATACGCGCCACACGGCCGCCTTCCTCGTCAACCGCAAGCAGGGGCGAACCGTTCAAGGTCTTTATTTTCTTGACAAACGATACCAGCTGCGATTCGTCCTTGATGTTGTGGGCAAAAAGGATCATACCGCCTATAGGGTAATCCTCATTCACGGCGGACATGGTCGCGTTCACCTTTTGCAGCTTGTAATCGACCAGTTCGCTATAGTGGCTCCAGTGGATGCTCGTGTCCAAGGCCTCCGGACGCACAATGAACATCTGCCCCACCTTTTCGCGCAGGCTCATCTTGCCGATGGCATCTTCGATCGAATCGCTTTCTACCCCGGAACTACCGACGGACAAGTCCGATTCGGAACAGGACGAAAGGATAAATCCGGCCGCCAAAACAAAAGCCGAAAGCCATATTTTGGAACATTTCATCAAACACCTCGTTAATACATCTTTCTTAAAAATAAAAAGTTTTGAGCTTTCAATGGAAAAATTTGTTATAATTAAAAGTATGAAAACCTTTTCGCCGTTGAACCTCTTGACAAACCGCTTGGCGGTCGCACTTCTTGCAGGCGTCCTTTCCACCCCTCTTTTTGCGCAGGGTGTTTTCGAAGGCAGCGGCGAAGTAAGTGACCCCAACTGCGTTGGCGACGGATGCGGCTATGTCCCCGCCGGAGAGGCCACGCAGAGCAACGGCGAACAGGGCTATTCCTACGGCGAAAGCGCCAACAGCGAAGACAACTCCAGCGAAGGCGATTCCACGCAAACATCGGCTGACAGCTCACAGGCACCCGCAAAAGTCGCAACGGCGAACATCGACGAAGAAGACGATGACCGCCCCCACTACGTCAACGAAAGTGCCGCCGAATACCGCGCCCGCAAGGAAGGCTTTTCAAAAGGGGTCCAGTTCGGTGTCCGCGCCACAGGGGGCGCAAACAAGAGTTTCGGCAAGAAAGCCGACGACTGGAACATCGGATACGACTTCGGCGGAGGCCTCATGGCAAGGCTCCCCCTCGGCGGCACCTTCGGAGTCGCGACCGAACTTTCCTTCAGCTACCGCCACTACAGCTACGAAGGCAAGACCAACTACAGCAAGAACTCGGCGACCATCGACGAGATGCTCTTCGAAATCCCCATCATGGGGCAATACATCTTTGACGAAGACGGACTGTTCGTTGGCCTCGGAATCAATCTCGGCCTCAAGATGAATGGAGATTCCGAATTCAAGCAGACCACGACCATCGACGGCAAACAGGTCAAGTCCACGAACAGCAACACGGTGCCTACCTCGGGTGTCGAAATCGGCGGCCTTTTCGACCTAGGCTACATCGTCAACCGCTGGCTGGTCGTCGATATCCGCGTCGTACAGAACTTCTCGAACACGCTCGACATGAACCTGATCGCCGAATCACCCCTAATGCATTCAAAACTTTACACAATGCATACCTCGCTTGGGCTCACATTCCTGCTCTAAATCAGCACTCGGCACCCCAGTTCCGCTAAGTAAAAAAAATTTTCTGCACTATTTTTACACGCTGAAATTATTTTATAGGCGGTCTTTACGTGTTCTTTTATTATAATTTGATTATGGATTTCAAGAGATTGAGTGTAATTGCCACCCTGGCACTTGCCCTAGCGATTCCCGCCTGGGCACAGGACGATTCTAACGATGACGAAGGCTGGGCTACCGCAGCAGACGCATCGACCGCAGCTGCCCCTTCGGACGAAGCCCCCACCTACGACGGATCGACCGACAGCGAATTTGCAGACGACGAAGAATACGCGAGCGCTTACGCCCGCTACAAAGCCGAAACGACCAAGAGATCCGAAATCAACAAGCTCCGAAACGAAGGCTTCCAGCGCGCCGTGCTGCTCGGCATTCGTGCCCAGGTCGGTACCAATACCTTCTTCGGCGAAAACTCCGACGGCTGGGGCATGGGTTTCCAGACGGGCGGTGGCCTCATGGTCAAGATGAACTTCCTGGTCAAGAACCTGAGCCTCGTTCCCGAACTTACCTTCAACTACAGGCACTACGCCTACGAGGAAGAGATGGAATCCGGCTACACCAACGAGGCCTCCATCGACATTTTCATCTTCGAAATTCCCATCATCTTCCGCTACACCTTCGAAGACTACAATTTCTTCGTGGGACTCGGCCTGAACATGGGGCTCAAGCTGAAGGGTTCCTCCGAGTTCAATACGAGCGGCGAAACGCGTGAAAACACCGTAGCCACCTCCGGCATGGAAGTGGGCGGAGCTTTCGACATCGGCTACATGATTACCCGCTGGGTGAGCATCGACCTGCGCGTGGTGCAGTGCTTTACGAGCCTCCTGAACAAGACTCTCGTCGCCGAACAGTCGTTCGAAAACTCCTCGCTGAACACCTTCTATTCGACCATCGGCATCAGCGTTCTCTTCTAGCAAAATTCACGAGGACATACCAGAAATCGCACAAGGGGTCTTGACAGGCCCCTTCCTTTTAGTGTATATTTGTGCAGTGCAGGAACAGGCCTGGCCTCCCCTGCGAAGAATTTCACGCGTTTTAGTATATTTGAATTATGGACCAGCCGCTCGCCGAAAGATTACGCCCGCAAAACCTGGATGAGTTTCTAGGCCAGAACAAGATTCTGGGCGAGCAGAGTTTGCTTCGCAAAAGTCTCGAAAACGACAACGTGCCGAGCATGATTTTCTGGGGCCCGCCGGGCTGCGGAAAGACGAGCCTCGCCCACGTGATCCGCCAGCATACGAAAAAGTCGTTCGTCGCCCTTTCTGCGGTGGCAAGCGGAGTGAAAGAAGTCAAGGAAGTCCTCGCAGATGCCCGACGGATGAAGGGGATGTTCCACGACACGATCCTTTTCATCGACGAAATCCACCGGTTCAACAAAGGACAGCAGGATGCGCTGTTGGGTGCCGTCGAGGACGGCACGGTGACGCTTATAGGCGCCACCACCGAGAACCCTGGGTTCGAGGTCAACAGCGCATTGCTCAGCCGCTGCCAGCTGATTCTTTTTGCGCCCTTAAGCAAGGAAGATTTGCGTACGCTGATTTTCAGTGCGCTACGCGACCATCCGCGCGGCCTGCAACTCAAGGATGTAGAAGTCGAAGAAGCCGTCGTCGACAAGCTCATCGCGCAATCCGACGGCGACGCACGATTCCTGCTGAACCAGATCGAATGGATCGGCAAGAACCTCGGCGACAAAAAAGTCATCGACGAAAAACTCCTCGAAGAATTCCAATACAAGAAGCCCCTGCGTTACGACAAGGGCGGCGAAGAACATTACAACCTGATTTCTGCCTTGCATAAGTCTATCCGCGGCTCGGACCCCGATGCGGCCCTCTACTGGCTGCACCGCATGCTACAAGGCGGCGAAGACCCGCGCTTCATTCTGCGCCGACTCATGCGCATGAGCATGGAAGATATCGGCCTTGCCGACCCTAACGCGCTACTGCTTGCCACATCTGCCCGCGAAGCCTACGACTTCATGGGAATCCCCGAAGGCCTCATCGCCCTCGACGAACTCGCCATCTACCTTTCGCTCGCTCCCAAGAGCAACAGCGTGGAACTCGCCGGGATGAAAGCGGATTCTATCGTTAAGCAGACAGGTACGCTCCCCGTTCCCCGCGCCTTCCGCAATTCGGTCACGAAGGTCGGCAAAAAATTGGGCTACGGAATCGACTACCAGTACGACCACGACAGTCCTGGCGCCTATTCCGCACAGGAACATTTGCCCAAGCAGCTCGAAGGCACCGAAATTTACCAGCCCAAGCCCTACGGCAAGGAAAAGCAACTCGGCGAACGCCTCGCGCAGCTCAAGCAAATCAAGCGGGAAAAGAACTCCAAATAAAAGATCCCCGCAGCGCAGGGATGACAAGTAAGGTCGTGGGGATGACAGAAGAGCTTACTTTCTCATAAGCTTGAGGCCGATCCAAATGGAATAGCCGCTCGCGTCCTTGTGGTTTTCACCGATATCGCCCAACGACATAACGTCGGCCCCCACGGCGACTCCGGCAAACATTCTGTCGGACACCTCCCAAACATAGCCAAGCTCGCCCATCAAGTTGACGTTTATGGCACCAATGCCACCGCCGCTACCCAGCAGAAAATTTCCGGCAAAACCGAAATACATATTCTTGAGACCATCATCCTGAAGGCCAAACGGAAAAATCGTTATACCAGGACCGGCACCCAGAAAAACGGAACCAGGGTCAATATCCTTGTCATCCCAACCAGAAACAGACCCCTCCGTAAACTCGAGCTCCACATTTGCAAAAAAGGCGATAATCTTTCCGAAGTGGCCACCAAAGCGTGCGTCAATCAAGGTTCCCACACCCGTGTACCCAACTTCGTCTTCCTTTTTAGCAGGCTTATTTTTTTCGCAAACATACCGTCCATCACTTTCAAAATGGCAACCGTCTGCCAGACCATCGCTCGATTTACGACGTTTCACCACTGTCGCCTCTAGGTGCCGAAAAGTGCCACCCAGCGTCATGTCAAAATAAAAACCATTCCCCGCAACCGCGCGGGCAGGGCCGTACTGCTGAGCGGGCGCACCCTGCTGTTCAACAGGCATAGGTTCTACAGCGGAAGGCGGCTTTTCGCAAGGCGAATACACCGAACATTCCCTATAGCCATCCTGTGCAGCAATTACCGCGACAAAAGCGATTATAAATAAAATAACACGCTTCATCGGCTCGCCTATTCCCTATAAATTACGTAAATCGTAAAGTCGTCTTCGCCTTTGGGCCCCTGCTTTTCCAGATAACTTTCCGTATGCCAGGAATGCCTATGCCCACGGAGTCCGCTAAAGCCCTTGGCATCTGCGGGCAAAGATTCCCGAACAGCCTCTTCCATCCGCGATACCGAATAAAGGTCCGAAACCGTAAGCTTCTTAGGAGCAGGACTAAGTTCATTTCTGTAACAATCAATGGAGCTGTAATGCCACCCTTCGTAGTTTCTGACATCTAAGTAGAAACGTTTCGACTTGCAGCTACTCGAATCCTGGACGCGGACATACTGTTCCATCGTTTCCGAAACGATCGTTATCGTCCCGCTTCCATCCGTAGGCTGCCCCTCCGTAAAGGCGCAATAAAGCAAGGTGTCTGTATAGTTACTATCGAGAGAGTATTCGTAGCAGCCAAATTCACGGTTCGGATCGTACGTATAGACATCAGCACTGTCTTCTTCGACAGAGCCGCGACTATAAGACGTAAACGAACTCTGCGGAGGGAACTTGAAATCGAAGGTGTCACCGTGGACCTTGTACATCCCTACGTAATCCGAGAGATCCACGTCCATTTTCTTTTCCTTCTTTTCGCGGTCGACCAAAGTGAATCGCAGATGGTTGTCGTCATCGAGAGGAATGCTGGCATACGATTCAAGCGCATAACCATAAGGAGAAACCACGGGCTTGCCATACAGGTAGCTGTAGTTATAGCTGTACTTGCTCAATTGCGGCAGGTGAACTAACGATTTGCTTTTGTCAAACTTGAGACTATCGACACAGAACGTGCTGACCTGGGAGGAATCTTCGTCGGAAAGGTAGGCGCAGTCCAGCGTAAAGAGACGCGCAACCGGCGACTCACTCGAATCATTCAGCTGAAGCTCCAGCGCAAACGACGTCGGACGTTGACGCACCTCGGACGAGGGCTTGCACTGGTGGCTTTCGCAATAAGACGGGGTGGCCGGAATGTCGTTACACCCCAGCAGCAATGCCCCCAAACAGGCCAGGCCCATCCATAAATGCAAAATACGCTTCATCCTCTCAGCCTCCCATAGAAAGTGTTCCTCCCCTAGAATATATATAAAATAATGGGAAAGCGCAAAGGATATGGATTTTATCGGTGATTTTTCTCGTAAATTTGGTCGATTGCCGCACCGATAGGACTGTGCTGCACCTTGTCGATTGCTTTCAGGCTCTTTTCCTCGGCACCATCCAAGAAGTTCATCACCTTGTTGTAGATACGGTCGCAGCCGGCCTCCCACGAGGGGCCAATTTCTTCCATATAATTGGCAGCGCGTTCCAGGGCATCACCCACCTTCGCATGGAACTTTTCGACGGCTTCGGGAAACAGGTCATGAGCAATGTCATAAATATCGTCCATAATGCCGAATAGCAGGCCTTCGGATTCTTCCTCTTCGACTTCTACAGCTTCAATCGGTTTGGTGTTTGCATTTTTAGCCATAATGTACTCCTTTGTTTTTGAATAAATCTAGCCACGAGCGTTCTTTGCTCAAATAGGCATTATTTTTTTGTTCTACAAGCCGGGACCTTTAAAAACCGCATATTTACGGATTTTGCCCTTTTTATTGAAAAAACGCAAACGGCAACTTCAAAAATGGAACTTTCGTTTTTAGGGCGCTGGGGTTCCTTTTGGGCGATTTGAAATGTATCTTTATGACATGATCAACGTATCACAG
Coding sequences within it:
- a CDS encoding replication-associated recombination protein A → MDQPLAERLRPQNLDEFLGQNKILGEQSLLRKSLENDNVPSMIFWGPPGCGKTSLAHVIRQHTKKSFVALSAVASGVKEVKEVLADARRMKGMFHDTILFIDEIHRFNKGQQDALLGAVEDGTVTLIGATTENPGFEVNSALLSRCQLILFAPLSKEDLRTLIFSALRDHPRGLQLKDVEVEEAVVDKLIAQSDGDARFLLNQIEWIGKNLGDKKVIDEKLLEEFQYKKPLRYDKGGEEHYNLISALHKSIRGSDPDAALYWLHRMLQGGEDPRFILRRLMRMSMEDIGLADPNALLLATSAREAYDFMGIPEGLIALDELAIYLSLAPKSNSVELAGMKADSIVKQTGTLPVPRAFRNSVTKVGKKLGYGIDYQYDHDSPGAYSAQEHLPKQLEGTEIYQPKPYGKEKQLGERLAQLKQIKREKNSK